The following coding sequences are from one uncultured Methanobrevibacter sp. window:
- a CDS encoding valine--tRNA ligase has product MTNKEIPKDYDHKNEEKWQKKWEDDEVYKFIGDGTRPRYIIDTPPPYPTGLLHMGHILNWAYMDFNARYRREKGMDVLFPQGWDCHGLPTEVKVEETHNIKKNDVTRAEFRDMCTELTTHNIEVMRGQMRSVGFSQDWSREYITMTPEYRKRTQLSFLKMYDQGLIYQGIHPVNWCPRCETAIAFAEVEYSDNTTFLNYVNFPPADVPEEVLANVEGNSYVRYADYPEKADASVPGVLIATTRPELMSACVAVVVHPEDERYNSLLGKYVEVPLSGQKVKIIADEEVDMEYGTGAVMICTFGDKTDVAWVNKYDLDVIEAISEQGILTEAAGRYEGMELPDAKKQTIEDLKAEGYLTKQEEVDQNVGQCWRCKTPIEILVKKQWFVAVTKMIDESKKASNEMRWVPEHMESRLLNWADSMEWDWCISRQRLFATPIPVWYCKDCGKVILPDEDQLPIDPTVDKPKHACECGCTEFIGEEDVLDTWMDSSISPLSVANWPNPGWEDIFPSSIRPQGHDIIRTWAFYTTLRCLALTGQKPFDDIVINGMVFGEDGYKMSKSRGNVTGPEEVIAEYGADPLRLWAANSVPGSDVAFDWKNIKHGYKFIRKFWNAFRFISMHIFDEESEKALSGDIEAIKANLNPMDTWIFAKLNKVNKIVDEAFYDYNYSIAVNTIEQFVWHDFCDEYIEAVKYRLYNDDISEESRIAAKYTLRTVIEDTLKLLAPIAPFFAEEVYQYFGHEGSIHNELWPEIDPKLDSTQVEEDGDLAIELIGEVRRFKSASKIPLNADVESATVYLNEKTEDLKDVFEYFSDDIKGTLKIQNFQVTTGKPEVHEKVIEIEPDMSKIGPTFKKNAGQVIGFIKSTAPYEIAKQLAENGADGVITEDFLKMKKEIVGASGKKVDILQSEKLGVIVEVIR; this is encoded by the coding sequence TTGACAAATAAAGAAATTCCTAAAGATTATGACCATAAAAACGAAGAAAAATGGCAGAAAAAATGGGAAGATGATGAAGTTTATAAATTTATTGGTGATGGAACAAGACCAAGATACATTATAGATACTCCACCACCTTATCCAACTGGATTGCTTCATATGGGTCACATCTTAAATTGGGCTTATATGGACTTCAATGCAAGATACAGGAGAGAAAAAGGTATGGATGTATTGTTCCCACAAGGTTGGGACTGTCACGGTCTTCCTACTGAAGTAAAGGTAGAGGAAACTCATAACATTAAAAAGAACGATGTTACAAGAGCAGAGTTCAGAGATATGTGTACTGAACTCACAACTCACAACATTGAAGTTATGAGAGGACAAATGCGTTCTGTTGGTTTCTCACAAGATTGGAGTAGGGAATACATTACCATGACTCCAGAGTACAGAAAAAGAACCCAATTATCATTCTTGAAAATGTATGATCAAGGTTTGATCTATCAAGGAATTCACCCTGTAAACTGGTGTCCAAGATGTGAAACAGCTATTGCATTTGCAGAAGTTGAATACAGTGACAACACTACATTTTTGAACTATGTGAACTTCCCACCTGCAGATGTTCCAGAAGAAGTCCTTGCAAACGTTGAAGGCAATTCATATGTAAGATATGCTGATTATCCTGAGAAAGCTGATGCAAGCGTTCCAGGTGTATTGATTGCTACCACTCGTCCCGAACTCATGTCTGCTTGTGTGGCAGTAGTAGTTCACCCAGAGGATGAAAGATACAACTCATTATTAGGCAAGTATGTAGAAGTTCCTTTATCTGGTCAAAAGGTTAAGATTATTGCTGATGAAGAGGTAGATATGGAATACGGTACCGGTGCAGTAATGATTTGTACTTTCGGGGATAAGACTGACGTTGCTTGGGTAAACAAATATGACTTGGATGTAATTGAAGCTATTTCTGAACAAGGAATATTGACTGAAGCTGCAGGAAGATACGAAGGTATGGAACTTCCTGATGCTAAAAAGCAAACCATTGAAGACTTGAAAGCAGAAGGCTATTTGACCAAGCAAGAAGAAGTTGACCAAAATGTAGGTCAATGCTGGAGATGTAAGACCCCTATCGAAATCTTGGTTAAAAAGCAATGGTTTGTAGCTGTAACAAAAATGATTGATGAAAGTAAAAAGGCTTCAAATGAAATGCGTTGGGTTCCAGAACATATGGAAAGCCGTTTATTGAATTGGGCAGATTCCATGGAATGGGATTGGTGTATTTCAAGACAAAGATTGTTTGCAACTCCTATTCCTGTATGGTACTGTAAAGACTGCGGTAAGGTAATCCTTCCGGATGAAGACCAATTGCCAATAGACCCAACAGTAGATAAACCAAAACATGCATGTGAATGTGGATGCACTGAATTCATTGGAGAGGAAGATGTATTGGACACTTGGATGGACAGTTCCATTTCCCCATTGTCTGTTGCAAACTGGCCAAATCCTGGTTGGGAAGATATTTTCCCATCAAGCATTCGTCCTCAAGGACACGATATCATTAGAACTTGGGCTTTCTATACCACTCTCCGTTGTTTAGCATTAACCGGCCAAAAACCGTTTGATGACATTGTAATCAATGGTATGGTATTTGGTGAAGACGGTTACAAAATGAGTAAATCCCGTGGAAATGTAACAGGTCCTGAGGAGGTTATTGCAGAATATGGTGCAGATCCTTTAAGATTATGGGCTGCTAACAGTGTTCCTGGTTCTGATGTTGCATTTGATTGGAAAAACATCAAGCACGGATATAAATTCATTAGAAAATTCTGGAATGCATTCAGATTTATCAGTATGCACATCTTCGATGAAGAGTCTGAAAAGGCTTTAAGTGGAGATATTGAAGCTATTAAGGCAAACTTGAATCCAATGGATACCTGGATTTTTGCAAAACTCAATAAAGTCAATAAAATCGTGGATGAAGCGTTTTATGATTATAATTACAGCATTGCTGTTAATACAATCGAACAGTTTGTATGGCATGATTTCTGTGATGAATACATTGAAGCGGTAAAATATAGGTTATACAATGATGATATTAGCGAAGAGTCTAGAATTGCAGCTAAATACACTCTTAGAACTGTAATCGAAGACACTTTAAAATTGCTTGCTCCAATTGCCCCATTCTTTGCAGAAGAGGTTTACCAATACTTCGGTCATGAAGGCAGCATTCACAATGAGCTTTGGCCTGAAATTGACCCTAAATTAGATTCCACTCAAGTGGAAGAGGATGGGGACTTAGCTATTGAACTCATTGGTGAAGTCAGAAGATTCAAATCCGCTTCTAAAATCCCATTGAATGCTGATGTGGAAAGTGCAACTGTTTACTTAAATGAAAAGACAGAAGACTTGAAAGATGTATTTGAATACTTCTCAGATGACATTAAAGGAACTTTAAAAATCCAAAACTTCCAAGTTACCACTGGTAAACCTGAAGTTCATGAGAAGGTCATTGAAATCGAACCTGACATGAGTAAGATTGGACCAACATTTAAGAAGAATGCAGGCCAAGTCATTGGATTCATCAAGTCAACTGCTCCTTATGAAAT
- the pheT gene encoding phenylalanine--tRNA ligase subunit beta, with product MPVITFKYQDLKDLGIDMEKDELIDTLPMMASDIEDYDDEEIKVEFFPNRPDNLSVEGVARSFKGFLGMETGLPKYEIEPSGEKVYVSPEVAEIRPFIRFARIEGVDFTGDKIKYIMDFQENLHWVIGRDRKKVAIGVHNADVISGPYKYIATPKDEHSFVPLEMDEEMTPDEILKDHAKGEKYAHLIDKFDKYPLIIDNDEQVLSMPPIINGELTKLKEDTTNIIVDVTGTDERAVEQSLNILCASFAEVGGKVKSMEVIYEDETIVCPDFTPKVKNVHVDLTNELIGGTDLTAEDIKGLLEKARFDAKIIDDNELEVLIPPYRVDILHEVDIVENITIQYHINAVEAKLPDIVTVASEDNWFKGEKTIREVMVGLGFQEVMSLMLTSEESQYEKMNQEEVDHVQVSKPITISGTMIRTSLLNSLMEFLEDNKHEDLPQKIFEIGDVLYMDEKSSNKTRQVKKLAGMICHSSANFTEIKSTVSSVLSNLGYSMEISDSSNTTFIPGRVADVSGESKSGKITGFFGEIAPEVIRNFELEYPVIAFEIEFL from the coding sequence ATGCCTGTAATTACATTTAAATATCAAGATTTAAAGGATTTGGGTATTGATATGGAAAAAGATGAGCTTATTGATACCTTACCTATGATGGCAAGTGATATTGAAGATTATGATGATGAAGAGATTAAAGTAGAATTCTTCCCAAATCGTCCAGATAACTTATCTGTTGAAGGAGTGGCAAGATCATTTAAAGGATTCTTAGGAATGGAAACTGGACTTCCAAAATATGAAATTGAACCATCTGGCGAAAAGGTTTATGTGAGTCCTGAAGTTGCAGAAATCAGACCTTTCATCAGATTTGCAAGGATAGAAGGAGTGGACTTCACAGGAGATAAGATCAAATACATTATGGATTTCCAGGAAAACTTGCATTGGGTTATTGGAAGAGACCGTAAAAAAGTGGCAATTGGTGTTCATAACGCAGATGTCATAAGCGGACCATACAAATACATTGCAACTCCAAAAGACGAACATTCATTTGTTCCTCTTGAAATGGATGAGGAAATGACTCCTGATGAAATATTGAAAGATCATGCAAAAGGAGAGAAATATGCTCATTTGATTGATAAGTTTGACAAGTATCCTCTCATTATCGATAATGATGAACAAGTATTATCAATGCCTCCAATCATCAACGGAGAATTAACCAAACTTAAAGAAGACACTACAAACATCATTGTTGATGTAACTGGAACTGACGAGAGAGCAGTCGAACAGTCATTAAACATTCTCTGCGCATCCTTTGCAGAAGTTGGAGGAAAAGTCAAATCCATGGAAGTGATTTATGAAGATGAGACAATAGTCTGTCCGGATTTCACTCCAAAGGTGAAAAATGTTCATGTTGATTTAACCAATGAATTGATTGGTGGAACCGATTTAACCGCTGAAGACATTAAAGGATTGCTTGAAAAGGCAAGATTCGATGCTAAAATCATTGATGATAACGAATTGGAAGTGCTTATTCCACCTTACAGAGTCGATATCTTGCATGAAGTTGATATTGTTGAAAACATTACCATCCAATATCATATCAATGCAGTCGAAGCAAAATTGCCTGATATCGTCACTGTAGCAAGTGAAGATAACTGGTTTAAAGGTGAAAAAACAATTAGAGAAGTTATGGTAGGTTTAGGATTCCAAGAAGTAATGAGCTTAATGTTAACCAGTGAAGAAAGCCAATATGAAAAGATGAATCAGGAAGAGGTTGACCATGTTCAAGTCTCCAAACCAATTACCATTAGTGGAACCATGATTAGAACAAGCTTGCTCAATAGCTTAATGGAATTCTTGGAAGACAACAAGCATGAAGACCTTCCACAAAAGATCTTTGAAATCGGTGATGTCTTATACATGGATGAGAAATCATCAAATAAAACAAGACAAGTTAAAAAATTAGCGGGTATGATTTGTCACAGCTCTGCAAACTTTACTGAAATAAAATCAACAGTTTCCAGTGTTCTTTCCAATTTAGGATACAGCATGGAAATCAGTGATTCAAGTAACACTACTTTTATTCCAGGTAGAGTGGCTGATGTCAGTGGCGAGTCTAAAAGTGGTAAAATAACTGGATTCTTTGGTGAAATAGCTCCTGAAGTTATTAGAAACTTTGAATTGGAATATCCAGTTATAGCATTTGAAATTGAATTCCTCTAA
- a CDS encoding DUF3781 domain-containing protein translates to MKLLNNLDKVHTTEMGVDRIKRNIEVDVEDIVAYCIDKIKQENAVIERKGKNYYVSVDGIIITVNASSYTIITAHKEK, encoded by the coding sequence ATGAAATTATTGAATAATTTAGATAAGGTACACACTACTGAAATGGGTGTGGATAGGATAAAAAGAAACATAGAAGTTGATGTCGAGGATATTGTAGCATATTGCATTGATAAGATAAAACAGGAAAATGCAGTTATTGAAAGGAAAGGGAAGAATTATTATGTAAGTGTTGATGGGATTATTATCACTGTAAATGCTTCTAGCTATACAATAATAACTGCTCATAAAGAGAAATAA
- a CDS encoding CDP-glycerol glycerophosphotransferase family protein, which yields MFFNFKFSIVMTILNNEKYPEKTIQSVINQDICFKDNVQLILVNEGIKDDSYDISLKYQDMYPQNIIALTKDNGNQESARNLGLKYADAEYINFLDNDDELSPNVLSSVYDFFSAHIEEIDLVSIPLVYSDSENEGYLSNQKSEEDGIVDLIKNPEYSQLSLSSSFLKNEIFHDFKFDTNLSQDEDSIIINKILLNKKKYGQVNKTGCFCLKRCEESSTLDMFRYKNEYLNIKLNNYKSLIDYSLDKEGNVADFIQYLVVDEMQHFYKISDFPEDMCDEEIEEFWRLLYYILDNIDKKIIFKHPDIKKVYIKRFLIYLKNHKDFNIIVKPNKSKVFLKSDNNIINRLHNHRFHFDIIEFKEGCLNFSGNFVCSCIPEALTVKAIKTLQNGSKEVFTAKKVEYPTTNRKDQRFLGIDWRFNYNFDLKVPMNKNEQSKIDFFMVYEENGEKVEMKNNIVFRKHADLSEISNYFIKDSLIVLFEENSFYTLPYSYHNVLKLEINTIKELYELKEEDYLSAIHLRIVYLLLLPFMKNKKIWLFQDKPDVADDNAKHLFSYAIKQKDDIKKYFIVEKDSNSYNEMLKIDKHIVPFDSFKRKILYVFAEKVISSHINHSWLNPFYDENIKFYNGLSSIEKCFLQHGVTKDDVSNWFKKFYKNYYLLVTSSDLERNSILSENYNYDEKVVQTLGFPRFDNLNNHNIKKQILFMPTWRLYLKNDEKKFLQSDFFKNVNGLINNKKLIDFLNQNNYKLLFKLHHGLLDFIDLFDTNEHVEFVMDESYQKLFNESSLLITDYSSVAFDFAYLKKPVIYYQNSPYHYEKGYFEYESMGFGDVIKSEDDLVDKIMDYITNDCLMEEEYKGRVDKFFKFNDKNNCKRVYDWLLSH from the coding sequence ATGTTTTTTAATTTTAAGTTTTCTATTGTGATGACTATTCTTAATAATGAGAAATATCCTGAAAAAACTATTCAATCTGTCATTAATCAAGATATCTGTTTTAAAGATAATGTTCAGCTAATTTTAGTTAATGAGGGGATAAAAGATGATTCTTATGATATTTCTTTAAAGTATCAAGATATGTATCCTCAAAATATCATTGCTTTAACTAAAGACAATGGAAATCAAGAATCTGCTCGTAATTTAGGATTAAAATATGCAGATGCAGAATATATAAACTTTCTTGATAATGATGATGAATTATCCCCAAACGTTTTAAGTAGCGTTTATGATTTTTTTTCAGCGCATATTGAAGAAATAGATCTTGTAAGCATTCCTTTAGTATATTCTGATAGTGAAAATGAGGGTTATTTATCAAATCAGAAGTCTGAGGAAGACGGAATTGTTGATTTAATTAAAAATCCAGAATATTCCCAGTTATCTTTATCCTCATCATTCCTGAAGAATGAAATTTTTCATGATTTTAAATTTGATACTAACTTAAGTCAAGATGAAGACTCAATTATTATTAATAAAATTCTTCTTAATAAGAAAAAATATGGCCAAGTTAATAAAACCGGATGTTTCTGTCTAAAAAGATGTGAGGAATCTTCTACTCTTGATATGTTCAGATATAAAAACGAATATTTAAACATTAAATTAAATAATTATAAATCTCTTATTGATTACTCTTTAGATAAGGAAGGAAATGTGGCTGATTTTATACAATATCTGGTGGTTGATGAGATGCAGCACTTTTATAAGATTTCTGATTTTCCAGAAGATATGTGTGATGAGGAAATTGAAGAGTTTTGGAGATTGCTTTATTACATTTTGGATAATATTGATAAAAAGATAATTTTTAAACATCCTGATATTAAAAAGGTTTATATTAAACGTTTTCTTATTTATTTAAAAAATCATAAAGATTTTAATATAATTGTAAAACCTAATAAATCTAAGGTTTTCTTAAAATCTGACAACAATATTATTAATAGATTGCACAATCATAGGTTTCATTTTGATATTATAGAGTTTAAAGAGGGGTGTTTAAATTTCTCTGGAAATTTTGTATGTTCATGCATTCCGGAGGCCTTAACTGTAAAAGCTATAAAAACTCTTCAAAATGGTTCAAAAGAAGTTTTCACTGCTAAAAAAGTTGAATATCCAACTACTAATCGTAAAGATCAAAGGTTTTTAGGTATTGATTGGAGATTTAATTATAATTTTGATTTAAAAGTACCTATGAATAAAAATGAACAATCTAAAATAGATTTCTTCATGGTTTATGAGGAAAATGGTGAAAAAGTTGAAATGAAAAATAATATAGTCTTTAGGAAGCATGCTGATTTATCAGAAATAAGTAATTATTTCATTAAGGATTCTCTAATTGTATTATTTGAAGAAAATTCATTTTATACCTTACCTTATTCTTATCATAATGTCTTAAAATTAGAAATTAATACAATTAAAGAGTTATATGAACTTAAAGAAGAGGATTATCTGTCTGCTATACATTTAAGGATTGTCTATTTGTTATTACTTCCTTTTATGAAAAATAAGAAGATTTGGTTATTCCAGGATAAACCTGATGTTGCTGATGATAATGCTAAACATTTATTTTCTTATGCTATAAAACAAAAGGATGATATTAAGAAATATTTCATTGTTGAAAAAGACTCTAATAGCTATAATGAAATGTTAAAGATTGATAAACATATAGTTCCATTTGATTCATTCAAACGAAAAATATTATATGTTTTCGCTGAGAAGGTAATATCTTCTCATATTAATCATTCATGGTTAAATCCTTTCTATGACGAAAATATTAAATTTTATAATGGTCTTTCTTCAATTGAAAAATGTTTCTTGCAACATGGTGTAACAAAGGATGATGTTTCTAATTGGTTTAAGAAGTTTTATAAAAATTATTATTTGTTAGTAACTTCTTCAGATTTGGAGAGGAATTCCATATTATCTGAAAATTATAATTATGATGAAAAAGTTGTTCAAACATTAGGTTTTCCAAGATTTGATAATTTAAATAATCATAATATTAAAAAACAGATTTTATTCATGCCTACTTGGAGATTGTATCTTAAAAATGATGAAAAAAAATTTTTACAATCAGATTTTTTTAAAAATGTTAATGGGCTTATCAATAATAAGAAATTAATCGATTTTTTAAATCAAAATAATTATAAGCTTCTATTTAAGCTTCATCATGGTCTGTTGGATTTTATAGATTTATTTGATACTAATGAACATGTTGAATTTGTTATGGATGAATCTTATCAGAAGCTCTTTAATGAATCCTCATTATTAATTACAGATTATTCTTCAGTTGCTTTTGATTTTGCATATCTAAAAAAACCAGTAATTTATTATCAAAATTCCCCATATCATTATGAGAAAGGTTATTTTGAATATGAATCTATGGGATTTGGTGATGTTATAAAATCTGAGGATGATCTAGTTGATAAAATCATGGATTACATCACTAATGATTGTTTAATGGAAGAAGAATATAAAGGAAGGGTGGATAAATTCTTCAAATTCAATGATAAAAATAATTGTAAACGTGTTTATGATTGGCTTTTATCTCATTAA
- the ade gene encoding adenine deaminase, protein MSFTAYMLDVVSDTIYPARITIEDGLFKEVTPITVSEKDIVKIDVKGLMLPGFIDSHIHIESSMVTPAQFAKIAVRHGTTAVVCDPHEIANVLGIEGVEAMIENAKQVPFNFFFTAPSCVPATGFETSGAVLDSSDIEYLLKKEEIVALGEMMNFPGVINGDEEVHKKLEFARKIGKPIDGHAPLVTRDDLDKYLAAGISTDHECSNVIEALEKKIKGMKIMVRDGSSATDMEGLFDIEEAGKDLDFSGPMGPMFRDIFERRIYSPLFDFIVSDDKHPNDLIKGHLNKSINKAVGLGIDLIKAINMVTINPAYHYNLNCGAIVPGAKADFIIVDSIYDCNVLKTYVGGECVFDGENVLFDVPEIEPRNTINTTKKTAGDFDIHYDGDECEVNVIECFDGDLLTKKATAKLYVKDGVVQPDIYQDILKIAVVERYGGNTIANAFIKGFGLKKGAIASSVAHDSHNIIVIGYNSQMMADAVNQVIDDKGGISVVSEDFSDSLPLPIAGLMSNEDVYDVADKLGILHNMVKALGCQVEAPFMTMAFMALLVIPSIKISDKGLFDGDNFEFMDVIIK, encoded by the coding sequence ATGTCATTTACAGCATATATGTTGGATGTAGTATCTGATACTATTTATCCTGCTAGAATTACAATAGAAGATGGTTTATTTAAAGAAGTGACCCCAATTACAGTTTCTGAAAAAGACATTGTTAAAATTGATGTGAAAGGATTAATGCTTCCAGGATTCATTGATTCCCATATTCATATTGAAAGCAGTATGGTTACACCTGCACAATTTGCTAAAATTGCAGTTCGTCATGGTACTACTGCTGTTGTTTGCGATCCTCATGAAATAGCTAATGTTTTAGGAATTGAAGGGGTTGAAGCAATGATTGAAAATGCAAAGCAAGTCCCTTTTAATTTTTTCTTCACTGCCCCATCTTGTGTGCCTGCTACTGGATTTGAGACATCAGGTGCCGTTTTAGATTCCTCTGATATAGAATACTTGCTTAAAAAAGAGGAAATTGTGGCATTAGGGGAAATGATGAATTTCCCAGGTGTCATTAACGGCGATGAAGAGGTCCACAAGAAATTGGAATTTGCAAGAAAAATTGGAAAACCAATTGATGGTCACGCCCCACTTGTTACTAGAGATGACTTGGATAAATATCTTGCTGCAGGTATAAGTACAGACCACGAATGCAGTAATGTTATAGAAGCTCTTGAGAAAAAGATAAAAGGTATGAAAATTATGGTTCGTGATGGATCATCCGCTACGGATATGGAAGGCCTTTTTGATATAGAAGAAGCGGGTAAAGACCTTGATTTCTCAGGACCTATGGGCCCAATGTTTAGAGACATTTTCGAGAGAAGAATCTACTCCCCTTTATTCGATTTTATAGTTAGTGATGACAAGCATCCGAACGATTTAATCAAGGGGCATTTAAACAAATCCATTAATAAAGCTGTTGGTTTAGGAATTGATCTTATTAAAGCCATTAATATGGTAACAATTAACCCTGCATATCATTATAACCTTAATTGTGGAGCTATTGTACCTGGTGCAAAAGCAGATTTCATAATTGTTGACAGCATATATGACTGTAACGTTTTAAAAACATATGTTGGTGGAGAATGTGTATTCGATGGAGAAAACGTTTTATTTGACGTTCCGGAAATCGAACCTAGAAATACAATCAATACAACTAAAAAGACTGCCGGCGACTTTGACATACATTATGATGGTGACGAATGTGAAGTCAATGTAATAGAGTGCTTTGACGGTGATTTGCTAACTAAAAAAGCAACTGCAAAGTTATATGTAAAAGATGGTGTGGTGCAACCTGACATTTATCAGGATATCTTAAAGATTGCTGTTGTAGAACGTTACGGCGGAAACACTATTGCTAACGCATTCATTAAAGGATTTGGACTTAAGAAAGGAGCAATTGCTTCATCAGTTGCACATGACTCCCATAACATTATCGTCATCGGTTATAACTCTCAAATGATGGCGGATGCGGTAAATCAAGTCATTGATGATAAAGGAGGTATCTCTGTTGTTAGTGAAGATTTCTCTGACTCCTTGCCTCTGCCAATTGCTGGATTGATGTCTAATGAAGATGTGTATGATGTCGCTGATAAATTAGGCATTTTACATAATATGGTTAAAGCGTTAGGATGTCAAGTAGAAGCGCCATTCATGACAATGGCATTTATGGCATTACTGGTTATTCCATCAATTAAAATATCCGATAAAGGATTGTTTGATGGTGATAATTTTGAATTTATGGATGTAATTATTAAATAA
- a CDS encoding DMT family transporter, with protein sequence MKRIYLLLPILAGIMFGSTGIFVRTLTENGVDSTTLLFLRFSIAILYIFIAIFLTDKSLLKINKEDIPLFVLCGLCILGLNLCYNSSINTVPLSLAAILLSTAPVFVLVLEYLLFKEKITSIKVLCVILVLIGCTLVTGLLEENSIDISWIGIIAGIGSAIFWAIYSVTSRKSIDMGRHTFTILLYSLITITIVTIPFTNFTQIANFVNLSPVQNILFLLLHSLVSFALPYVFITISLNHLDAGTAVILSSGEPIAALAFGMIFYLEMPTVLMVCGVAITIVALILLSRSSANEV encoded by the coding sequence ATGAAGAGGATATACTTGCTTTTACCAATCCTTGCAGGAATAATGTTTGGATCCACAGGAATATTTGTCAGAACCTTAACTGAAAATGGAGTGGATTCAACCACATTGCTTTTTTTAAGATTTTCAATAGCTATCCTATACATATTTATAGCTATATTCCTCACTGATAAAAGCCTTTTGAAGATTAATAAAGAGGATATTCCATTATTTGTACTGTGTGGACTATGCATCCTTGGATTGAACTTATGTTACAATAGCTCCATCAATACAGTCCCATTATCCCTTGCAGCCATACTATTGAGCACTGCACCAGTTTTCGTACTGGTATTGGAATACTTACTGTTTAAAGAGAAAATCACTTCAATTAAAGTATTATGCGTAATTCTTGTACTTATTGGATGTACATTGGTAACTGGACTTCTTGAGGAAAATTCAATTGACATTTCATGGATAGGAATAATAGCAGGTATTGGATCAGCTATTTTCTGGGCAATCTACTCAGTAACATCAAGAAAATCAATTGATATGGGAAGGCATACATTCACAATACTATTATACTCATTGATTACAATCACAATAGTGACAATCCCATTTACCAATTTCACCCAAATTGCTAATTTCGTTAACTTGAGTCCAGTCCAAAACATATTGTTCCTATTATTGCATTCATTGGTCTCATTCGCATTGCCTTATGTATTCATAACAATTTCATTGAATCATTTAGACGCGGGAACAGCGGTCATATTATCCTCTGGAGAGCCAATTGCTGCTCTTGCATTTGGTATGATATTTTATTTGGAAATGCCTACAGTATTAATGGTTTGTGGAGTGGCCATTACAATAGTGGCATTGATACTCTTAAGCAGAAGCTCTGCAAATGAGGTCTAA
- a CDS encoding transcription initiation factor IIB family protein, with product MSVKESIIKNSVSGSKTIFKNEIGEKEYSSILRNQSRRRRFSRLESNEVQVVTCPVCGSSEFFIDNIRSEKSCKKCGLVLEENIIDSTFRGTARDKEGNFKGQNGAPNDITIHDGGLSTTFDINKGNIKDYAKWKRLKRLHNQSRVGGTRDRNLSRAFTELGLVISKLALSSSVKRESASIYRKALDKDLIRGRSISKLLVATVYISCRLCKVPRTLDEIEKGTGINQKTISKNYRFLARELGIKLSPISPNDYIPRFASRLGLSSQVEVKSIEIIDQAKDLGLTSGKDPASVAAATLYGTSMLFGERKTQTEIAKTLGVTEVTIRNRFKELNSKLDFV from the coding sequence ATGAGCGTAAAAGAATCTATTATTAAAAACAGTGTATCCGGCAGTAAAACTATTTTTAAAAATGAAATTGGAGAAAAAGAATATTCATCTATCTTAAGGAATCAATCTAGACGTAGAAGATTTTCCCGCTTAGAAAGCAATGAAGTTCAAGTAGTCACATGTCCAGTTTGTGGATCCAGTGAATTTTTCATTGATAACATCCGTTCTGAAAAATCCTGTAAAAAATGTGGCTTGGTTCTTGAAGAGAACATTATCGATTCAACCTTCAGAGGAACCGCTAGAGATAAGGAAGGTAATTTCAAAGGTCAAAATGGTGCACCTAATGATATCACTATTCACGATGGTGGATTGTCTACCACTTTTGATATCAATAAAGGAAATATCAAAGACTATGCCAAATGGAAACGTTTGAAAAGATTGCACAATCAATCTCGTGTAGGGGGCACTCGTGATAGAAATTTATCCAGAGCTTTCACTGAGTTGGGTTTGGTAATTTCCAAATTAGCTCTTTCAAGCAGCGTAAAAAGGGAATCTGCATCCATTTATAGAAAAGCATTGGATAAGGATTTAATCAGAGGAAGAAGCATTAGCAAACTTTTGGTTGCTACTGTTTACATTTCCTGCAGGCTCTGTAAAGTTCCACGTACTTTAGATGAGATCGAGAAAGGCACTGGAATAAATCAAAAGACCATTAGTAAAAATTACAGATTTCTAGCAAGAGAATTGGGCATTAAGTTATCCCCTATCTCTCCAAATGATTACATTCCAAGATTTGCTAGCAGATTAGGTTTGTCTTCCCAAGTGGAAGTTAAATCCATTGAAATCATTGATCAGGCAAAAGACTTGGGATTGACTTCAGGCAAAGATCCTGCAAGTGTTGCAGCTGCAACTTTGTATGGAACTTCCATGTTGTTCGGAGAGCGTAAAACTCAAACTGAGATTGCAAAAACACTTGGTGTAACTGAAGTTACCATTAGAAACAGATTTAAGGAATTAAACAGTAAATTAGACTTTGTATAA